From Saccopteryx leptura isolate mSacLep1 chromosome 3, mSacLep1_pri_phased_curated, whole genome shotgun sequence, one genomic window encodes:
- the DLL1 gene encoding delta-like protein 1, producing MGRRGALALVVLSALLCQVWSSGVFELKLQEFVNKKGLLGNRNCCRGGAGPPPCACRTFFRVCLKHYQASVSPEPPCTYGSAVTPVLGVDSFSLPEGAGADPAFSNPIRFPLGFTWPGTFSLIIEALHTDSPDDLATENPERLISRLATQRHLTVGEEWSQDLHSSGRTDLKYSYRFVCDEHYYGEGCSVFCRPRDDAFGHFTCGERGEKVCNPGWKGQYCTEAICLPGCDEQLGFCDKPGECKCRVGWQGRYCDQCIRYPGCLHGTCQQPWQCTCQEGWGGLFCNQDLNYCTHHKPCKNGATCTNTGQGSYTCSCRPGYTGPTCETEVDECGASPCRHGGSCTDLENGYSCTCPPGFYGRICELSAMACADGPCFNGGRCSDHPEGGYSCRCPVGFSGFNCEKKMDFCSSSPCSNGAQCVDLGDAYLCRCRAGFSGRHCEDNVDDCASSPCAHGGTCRDGVNEFSCTCPPGYSGRNCSVPISRCEHAPCHNGATCHERARRYLCECARGYGGPNCQFLLPEPPPAPVVVDLTEKYVEGQVGPSFPWVAVCAGVVLVLMLLLGCAAVVVCVRLRLQKGQLPADPCRGETETMNNLANCQREKDISVSVIGTAQIKNTNKKVDFQGEHGADKNGLKARYPGVDYNLVQEFKGDDAATRDPHSKHATKCQPQSSSGEDKGTPTLRGRDISERKRRDSVYSTSKDTKYQSVFVISEKDECVIATEV from the exons ATGGGCCGCCGGGGCGCCCTGGCCCTCGTGGTGCTCTCGGCCCTGCTGTGCCAG GTCTGGAGCTCGGGGGTGTTCGAGCTGAAGCTGCAGGAGTTCGTCAACAAGAAGGGTCTGCTGGGCAACCGCAACTGCTGCCGCGGGGGCGCGGGGCCGCCGCCGTGCGCCTGCAGGACCTTCTTCCGCGTCTGCCTCAAGCACTACCAGGCCAGCGTGTCCCCCGAGCCGCCCTGCACCTACGGCAGCGCCGTCACGCCGGTGCTGGGCGTCGACTCCTTCAGCCTGCCCGAGGGCGCGGGCGCCGACCCCGCCTTCAGCAACCCCATCCGTTTCCCGCTGGGCTTCACCTGGCCG gGCACCTTCTCTCTGATCATTGAGGCTCTGCACACAGATTCCCCCGATGACCTCGCCACAG aaaacccagaaagacTCATCAGCCGCCTGGCCACTCAGAGGCACCTGACGGTGGGCGAGGAATGGTCCCAGGACCTGCACAGCAGCGGCCGCACGGACCTCAAGTACTCCTACCGCTTCGTGTGTGACGAGCACTACTACGGGGAGGGCTGCTCCGTCTTCTGTCGCCCCCGAGACGATGCCTTTGGCCACTTCACctgtggggagagaggggagaaagtcTGTAATCCTGGCTGGAAAGGCCAGTACTGCACCGAAG CAATCTGCTTGCCCGGATGTGATGAGCAGCTTGGGTTTTGTGACAAGCCAGGGGAATGCAA GTGCAGAGTGGGCTGGCAGGGCCGGTACTGTGACCAGTGCATTCGGTACCCCGGCTGTCTCCACGGCACCTGCCAACAGCCCTGGCAGTGCACCTGTCAGGAAGGCTGGGGGGGTCTTTTCTGCAACCAGG ATCTCAACTACTGCACACACCACAAACCCTGCAAGAACGGGGCCACCTGCACCAACACGGGCCAGGGCAGCTACACCTGCTCCTGTCGGCCCGGCTACACGGGGCCCACCTGCGAGACGGAGGTGGACGAGTGTGGCGCCAGCCCCTGCAGGCACGGGGGCAGCTGCACG GATCTGGAGAACGGCTACTCTTGCACCTGCCCACCTGGCTTCTACGGCAGAATCTGCGAGCTGAGTGCCATGGCATGTGCGGACGGCCCTTGCTTCAACGGGGGACGGTGCTCAGACCACCCCGAGGGAGGCTACAGCTGCCGCTGCCCCGTGGGCTTCTCCGGCTTCAACTGCGAGAAGAAGATGGACTTCTGCAGTTCCTCCCCCTGCTCTAACG GCGCACAGTGCGTGGACTTGGGCGACGCCTACCTGTGCCGGTGCCGGGCCGGCTTCTCCGGGCGGCACTGCGAGGACAATGTGGACGACTGCGCCTCCTCCCCGTGTGCCCACGGGGGCACCTGCCGGGACGGCGTGAACGAGTTCTCCTGCACCTGTCCCCCCGGGTACTCCGGCAGGAACTGCAGCGTCCCCATCAGCAGGTGTGAGCATGCACCCTGCCACAACGGGGCCACCTGCCACGAGAGAGCCCGCCGCTACCTGTGTGAGTGCGCCCGGGGCTACGGGGGCCCCAACTGCCAGTTCCTGCTCCCCGAGCCGCCCCCGGCGCCCGTGGTGGTGGACCTCACGGAGAAGTACGTGGAGGGCCAGGTCGGGCCGTCGTTCCCCTGGGTGGCCGTCTGTGCAGGCGTGGTCCTCGTGCTCATGCTGCTGCTCGGCTGTGCCGCCGTGGTGGTCTGCGTGCGGCTGAGGCTGCAGAAGGGCCAGCTTCCGGCCGACCCCTGCCGCGGGGAGACGGAGACCATGAACAACCTCGCCAACTGCCAGCGCGAGAAGGACATCTCTGTCAGCGTCATCGGGACCGCGCAGATCAAGAACACCAACAAGAAGGTGGACTTCCAGGGGGAGCACGGAGCCGACAAGAACGGCCTCAAGGCCCGATACCCCGGTGTGGACTATAACCTGGTGCAGGAGTTCAAGGGCGATGACGCCGCCACCAGGGACCCCCATAGCAAGCATGCCACCAAGTGCCAGCCCCAGAGCTCCTCAGGGGAGGACAAGGGCACCCCGACGCTCAGGGG taGAGACATATCTGAAAGAAAAAGGCGGGACTCTGTGTACTCGACTTCAAAAGACACAAAGTATCAGTCAGTGTTCGTCATATCGGAGAAGGACGAGTGCGTCATAGCCACTGAG GTGTAA